From the genome of Medicago truncatula cultivar Jemalong A17 chromosome 2, MtrunA17r5.0-ANR, whole genome shotgun sequence:
TGGCAAGAAGCAACTAGGATAGTTTTATCATTGAGAGGGTAATCTAGGTGCAAGGCAGTGGGGATGGAGGTTACTTTTGtgaagagagaggagagagggtAAGACATGTGGTCGACCTCGAGTGAGAAATGGGTGAAACTTGAGACGAGGAGACGTGGGCGCGTGGTTGACACATGAAGGTGCTTTTTGGCGAATTTGTGATCGAAGATGAGAGATTTCCATTACTTACAGACGCATTGGAGTTGCATGAGAGACTTCACGGGAAGCCGGGAGAGAATCTCTACAACGAGATCGAATGGAAGAGTCGGAAGGGAATCTCCAGGAATAGCAGAGGAGGAAGATGGTGAAGctagggttagggttagggtttcaGTGGAGAAGCTCAATTTCATGATGGCGGATGTTTTCTCCAACGGTGTATCAGACGAAGCAACCTGGTTTTGCTCATCAGCATTGCTACTTGGCGTCATGCCCTCCTCATTGTCGCTAGTAGCAAACCGCTTATTGTCTCTTTCAAGGGTTAAGAGTTTAAATAGTCTTCTTAATATAAAGgaaatctaaaaaataacacAACACTTCTATAAAAACTGTGCCCGCCTTTCCGttttttttattgcgctaacgtttgaaaattattatcggtgttctttttatgaaattttgatttggattaaaacaaaaaatgtaaatgttTGTAGCTTTCAAGTTATAGCAAaccaaacattatttattgcAATCCAATAGCGCTTAGATGGGATAGAACgagtctcttctaacttaaccAAGATCCTAGGTTCGAATCTAGCCTTGGGCATGCAGcaacgttaaaactcttagggagaGCCTGCCGCCTATTTGGGCATGCAGCAGCATTCGTTATAAATTCATCCGCTATAATCTAACTTATCAACTATCTgttattttttagcaaattaaaGTCATAGTGTCTTGATTTTGGGATGAACATGTAAGTTATGCGCATAGAAAACTACACTACACATAAACCAACCTCCCTCACTTCACTACACGTAAACCAAAATCTAGTGTAATCTATTCCCCCAAATGTGACCTTACTCCACATCCTTGGAGGTTACAATTCCCTTGATCTCAGACACAGATTCTTATCACAAAGTCGTGCAACCAcatcattctttctttttcattctattGTTTATCTTTCCCTCTCTCGATAAGATAAACCGGAAGTATAGTTctgaacaaaattaaaaaaaatatatacacataaTAGTTTAACAGAGAATTCTTGTGTGTATTTATAATCTTAACATCTCACAGGAGGACTGTGAAGAAAAAGTTTCCTGTGTTATTATGTGAACTTCTTAATTGAACCATTAGCCTAAATGGCCGTGGAAGATAAGTACTGGTCACCAGACTCACCAATACATCCCTAGAAAAAATTGCTTAGATGTCCTTACATCTTCTTCTCCACGGATCAGGTAACTCCCGTTATTTTCCTCTTTTCCTCTTCCTGTACCAATACTCTTTTCTTTTATATCTTTGGTCTCCACCTCCTCATCCTCCTCTCTATTTGCGCCACCTCCCGTTGACACAGTGCCTCCACATGGACATCAACAAGGTGGGGCAGCAGGTGGCTTTGTTCTCCCAACAATAAAGAATTGTTTTAACTCCCTTGAATCGAAGATGAAGCAGGGGAAGGTATTGAAACCAAATCAGAATGTGCTGATGTTGACACAACCAGGCTTCTCAGAGACCCTCACTTTGGATGCCAAATCcatattgcattttttttttttacaatctgTATCTCTAGTGGCCGcataaaatacaactttctcaGCAAAAGCTTCAATATCTTAAATACTACATCGAGCCACTTAAATACTCCACCAAACATTTTATACTACTCGATGCAGGCCTTAGGCATCCGATAGTAACCAAGTCCCTATTAGACAATCACAAGGAGAATGAAGGGAATGACTCAAcattgaaacaacaaatgaaaTCTCTGAACAGATGATAGTGAATTAGTGATATAATTTAGCTTACTAACAAGGCTTTGGCACCCTCTTGGATCAGTAAATGGGCCTCCTGTCCAGGGAGGAGTTCATGGAAGAGTCAGCAATTTTACAGTCTAACATGCCAGTTCCCTTGAGAATGTCGGATACATgctttttttttgagaaacaaCACCAGTGAGATTGAGATTATTTGTAACAACCTCAATGCATATAATCTTTATTGTTCCAGCTTGAGGGGACTGTTGGAGTTCTAAGTATTGAACCCATAAGCCCATTAGTGTATTTGTAAATATATTCTTGTAATCTCTCACCGCAGGTGGTGGAGTTCTCGACTGAACAAGCACAGGCACACCATCTGAACCCAGTCCTAATGTTATGAATAACAATGCCAATAGAAAATAAACTTGCCCCAATTGATCCTAAAATAGCAATTACGTGAGAAGTTTCCCAAATTAACACAACATTTCAAGATGAAAACAATCGTAAGCGAATAGCGAGCTATGGGTAGTTTTGACTTTCAAGACTTGTATATGAGAAGCACAAGCTAGCTCGAAGCATAAATTAGCATTAagcatgaaagaaaaaatacgCCAAATCTTGAAATCAGACGAAAAGACAAACAACCAAAACCTGATGATCAAAATAATATAGTGAGTGAATCAGAAGATAAACCGAACAATCATTGCTACTGATGTTAGTCAAGTAAACAGCTCTGGTCAGCAGAGTTGTTGTTTCTTCATCTCTTAGTTTCTGCAGCTACGAAACAGGTACAAGCATTGTATGTAACACAGAAATAAGCtaatattaatcaaataaatttaaacatcaAATTGCTTGAGCAAGGACCAAGGATAGCTGATGATACAACGAAAAAAGAGAGAGCAAAGACCAAACAAACATGTCTTTCTTTGAGCAACCATTTGCAGATAAAATGAGGTAATACTTGCTATTAAAAGATCCATGACTGTTATCCCTTCGAAAACTCCcacttcaaacaaaatataacttAAATTTTAGCGACCAGGAGCACTTTCCAAATCAAGAGACTGCTTACAAGTGCAACTATGTATTTTGAGAGGAAAGCTACAACAAGTGAAAGTGAAACCAACTTGAATAAACCCTATATAAGTTCAACAGAACTGAAAAATGATAATCAGTACAAGCAACTCAACCACCACTAATTCAAGTAGAAGTTGACACATTTTGCACATCATGGACCGGACTCCTATTTTCTATGATTTCACAAGatcaaagtaaataaaaatacagTTTCAGCTATTGAACCTAGTAATTCCCACAATAAGGTTCAAATTTGGGACAAAAGCCCTGATAAATAATTAAATCCATACCATGCATAGAAAGCTActgtaaaataataacaaagcATAAAAATTTAGTGAGCGAGAAAGAGAGGAAACATATTACCATTGGGATGGTGGAGGAATAATGCAGAAGACTCTAAAACCATGATTCTATGTTGTTTGCATAAAAACATCACTAACATCGTCATTAGCCGCACACAATATGAAATTCGTGTAGCCATCATCAGAAATTTTAATAAACATACAATACAAGAGACTTGTCATAACACTTGATTCCAATTTAAGAAAACCAAATCAATTACACCTAACAAAGCAATTTCTCTTGCTGCAAATTCCACCGACCAATGATTAAACAACAACCCATGAAGTGAGTAGTAAATATAAAAGTTGCAATTAGGAAGTGGAAGCATCCAATGGATGGATTCTTGATACACAAATGGCATAACATATCATTTAACATACATACTAATACTATTCACGGACAAGGTGATATTAAACTTTCCTGGTATACTTTTGAATTCCAACAACTAAATGTATTTTGAATACCGAAATCCTTAAAAGTACCATCTCTATAATTGTAAACAACCAACTTGGACGTCATATCAAGTAGCACTTGATCATCCTCAGAAACATAAAGTGGACAAGCATGAGACCAAGAACGAGGATGATCTTTCATGTGAGGAAGACGGAACAATTTAGTCCAAGAATCATTATTTCCATACTCCTTCATAAGCCAAACATCTGTAAAAGTAGGATCATTAGAAAATAGGCACAAGCAATCCCTTAACACTCCTAGCATAAAATTAACCACGGTTATCACTCTATGATCAGGCGGTGGCAATAGCTCTCGATAAGACTCCTTCTCCAAATCAAGAGAAACAATAAACAATGAAGTGGCCGACCAAGTTTTAGATGTCAACCAATTAATAGTGCCACAGACAACTGTTCCTGAACCATCCGCACCAAAAGGGGTATAAGGAAAATTCTGAATCCTTCTCCAAGAGTTAGTACCCAAAGTATGAAGCATAGTTTGATTTTTGTCAAGCCCATAATGAGAACCGTCATCACTAtaccaatcaacaacaacaaccttgtAAGTGTCACTTACATGATCATAGCCAAAGCCATACAGTCTGCAAAGCCCCTCTCGTTCTGTATAGCCCAAAGAGGGCAATTTAGTAAATTTCTGAATGGAAGGATTCCACACAAGAGGGGGAGCTTTACCGAGACTGAAACAGAGGATGCCGCGGCATGAACCAATGAAGCGATCCCAACTTTGATCGTTTAGAGGGAACTGTAGCTGCAAGGGAGTGGTGGTAGGGGTGATTTCTGTGAAAACGGAGGAGAGAGGGTAATAATTGAGTGAGGGTTTGGTTTTATCTGAGACAAGATGGTGGCGCGTGGTTGAAACGCGAAAGTGGTTCTTGGCGAAATTTGAATCTGAAATAAGATATTTCCAGGATTTGCAGACCGATTTGAGTTGCATGAGGGATTTGACTGGAAGCCTGGAAAGAATTTCAGCCACGATGTCAAACGTAAGACTGGGAAGAGGCTGTTGGTGAAGTGAATCTCCAGGAGTGATGGAGGAGGAAGATGATGATGCAAGGGTTAAGGTTAGGGTTGTTTCATCCGGAGTAGTGCTGGTTAGAGTAGTAATTCACCACTTTTGTCTTTGAAATTGTAAAGAAACGAGTTTTAATATACGACGGATGTATGTACTATGTACAGATAGATATGAGCTGCAAATATCTAATCTAACTTATTTCTAATCCTAGTTAACACTCCAATTATCACTTATCACTTGAGAATAGAACGACAGTTAGTTGTCGTTCGGAAGCGAACAATAATAAACTGTCGTTGGTGGCATTTTTGGTAATTCGAGGTGTGTGAACAAGTACTAGGtgtctaaagagcaatttttcTGATCCTTTTGACCAAAAGAAGTGGAATCAAGGAACAAAAATGCATCAGATACAATCACAAGAATTTATCGTAGAGTTGTCCAATTGGTAtaggtgttcaaaaccgaacaaACCCAATAGAAAACTGCAACCCGAACCAACTCAGAccgaaaatcacaaaaaaaaaaaaaaaaactaatagaaaaccgcaaaccgaaccaactcagaccgaaaatcacaaaaaaaaacgcATTTGGTTTGAATGTATTCGGATCATTTTTGACTCAACCACATAGTTCgatttacaatttttattttaccgaTCAGACTAAACTGCAACATAAGAGAAACGCTAATTAAACATATGTTACACACTCAAGTACTCatagcaaaaacaaaaagtgaTGTAAATatacttcttttaaaaaaattatgtaaatatACCGACTAATCTTTTGGTAAGGttgctaaaaaaaatctcttgaTAAAGTGTGGTGTGGTTGTTCAGAATGATATGCCACTTCGTGATTGTCCTAATGCAATGTATATCTGAAAGTATTTTTGTCAAGTTTATCTTAACGAATTTTACATGCAAGATTGTCTAATGTGGTTTAAACACCGTGCTACTATTAGGCGAGTACTATGTAACCTATTTTGAGATTTGGCGGAATAGAAATTATGAGATTTTTAAGCATTGAAGAAAGACGCTTGACAGGGGCGTccctgagggggtgcaaacagctcaaacgaGCTGGGCCTCCCACAAGGATGGGCCTCAAGAGTGGGGGTTCCTCAtgattgattttggtgttaggtaGGGGTTCCTCATAtatacggtagtcattttcacctcTGAGTataccgcatatatacggcaccttgtatttatcttttaaaaaatataaatagaacatcgctcttttaaaaaaaagacattttaattttatcactgGCCTCTTTTCATTCCCCGAGCTGAGCCTTCGAAATCTCAGGGACGGCCCTGACGCTTGAGCTTCGGTGAATACTATATTCTCGTATCATTCATCCATGATCAAAGCTTTTAGCCCCAGCAGTAAGCAACACGTGATCTGTCATGTTCACCGGCATCCCTCTCTTGAAGGCGTTATTTAAATTAACACGGATGACTCTTCTTTTGGCAATCTAGATAATACAGGTTTTGGCAGTCTTTTTGAGAAACGATATGTGAATTTGGATTCAAGGTCTTTTCGGATCTTGTGGGAGAGCTTCAAATTTTATTGGCTAAACTTTCAACTATTTTGAGAGGTCTTGAATTGGCATCTAACTCTCAGACAACTTTGGATCTAATTACTAATACTAAGCATAATGACTTTTATCCTCATGCAACTTTGCTTTCTCTCATTatgactttcttttctttctttggaAGTCTCCTTTATTCATACTATGAATGTATTGATCGGTTGGTTCAATTTGGTGCTACTAATGTTGACTCTTTAAAGTTGGAGATTTTTCCTCTCCTCAAATGGATATTGCTCTACTTGCAGATGCCTTTGGGGTGTGCAGACACAGGagttcttagttttttttttttttttttttttccatatttctttattttcccTTGATAAAAAAACCTCTTGATTAGGTAACTCTGAATGTTTCTTAAAAAATCTTTGattattttagggtttttttctTGAAAGATTGATGGAccaaatggtttttttttctttttctgaggGATGATGGACCAAATGGTTAAGAGCTCAAATGTCCAACATGAACCAAATTATtgttaattaagaaaaaatcgGTACGTTTACGACAATTATATAAAGTAAAAGAAGGATTTTTACACGAAAAATTCTTATGTAGTCCCAAAGCTTTGGATATAATATTTAGACACAAAACTGGAAAAGGTAAAacgagaataatttttttagtaatatgcatttataaataatacacaTTTTTACACGGTGGACTAATTTTTTGTGGTTCAAAACATGAACAAGAAAGGCAGAAGAAACTCTGCTACTTGAtgtataagatttttttttcttggaacgGTAAAATATAATGATAGAAAGATACAAGCACAAGGCGTGCAAGTATAAAATACAAATGTAGCAAAACAAGACAATACATCAAAACAAGTGAAACATGAGACACCTATGTCAGCAAGCATGAATGAACAAACACGCTAACAAGAGCACCTGAAATGAACAAATGCCCAAAAACCACAATTCCTCAACTTAAAAGCACAACCAAAACACCTCTCTAGCAACTAAAAAATCATTAGCAGAACCaagagaaaatcaaaacatCTAGTAGGAAAGCACACAACCAGAAGACAAGTCGAACAATGATAAACATGAGAAGCTGTACAGCCGAGACCCCGAACCACTTTAATGTTTCACACCAAATCGCGGCAAGaatgaaacaattaaaaaatacatgattCGCGGTTTCAGCATATCCATATCCACCAACACAAAGTAAAGAGGAATTTAATTGCACCCCTCTATGGCTAAGGTTTTCCTTGGTTGGTAATCTATTTTGGAAAAGCCTTTAAACCAATGCCGACATTCTCAACGGAATCAACGGGCTCCAAACATCTTTAGCCCAAACCACTTCTTCAGCATCGTCCTCACTGAAACAATAATAAGCTACCTTAACTGTGTACTTCGAGTCCCGCCCACTTCCAAGTTCCAACAATTCATTTCTCCCCCACTTGATATATAAGATAGTTATTATATGGACATGACTTACCACTTTCATTTAAATTTGCTTATATGTTTTACGAAGTGCCACAGATCATCagttttaatttatgaaaattttgcaGGCTGAGAAAAACTTAACACTTAAAGATCTTAGGCCATCTATTATATTAACTAACTGTCTAACTCGGCTTAGTTTGCTCTCATACTCGGCTTAGTTTCCCCTGTTTCAGAAGGACAATAATATGTTATCGAAAgcaatgaaaaatgaataaCTAAGTCAGAGTTCTGGGTCTGACAGCCATTGCTGGAATCAGTAGAATATCACAACTATGAGAGCAGCTTAAATTCTATTTGTTTGAAGATGAAGGAGGGCAAGGAGCTGAAATCAATTTAGAAGTGTGGACTCTGAAGCAATATTTACAACATTGACTCAGAATTatcattttcattcaaatttagTAGTATACAAATTATCAGATTTCATCATTGAAAATTTCACCTGATGAGAAGCTACTTTTCACATCTACTGTGGGTCACAGAGCTTGCATTCTAACTAATGAGGTAGCATGCATCACTCACCTAGAGAGTGACATTAGAAATTAATGCTCATAAAGAAAATACCACAACACAACACACTTTGATTCTTAATAATGGTCATGGGCAGAGATAGAACAAGATCTTAGTAGTGGGCAGGGCGGATCCAGACATTTGGTACATGTGGGACTAAAATCTGACAAACACTTGCGGTTGCTACCGACAAAAGCAACGCCAATTTCAAAAGCTTATGAATCATAACAAATGGGTCGCACTTGTTTGTTTCCACAAGTTTTGCACAAGGTTGTTTACTTGTTGATCTTGTTCTTAACATATTGTGTTTGATTTATAAGGGGTAATAAATATTTTGGTCCCTGAATGTGTAGGGAGTAACCATAATAGTCTCTTAatgtattaaatttttaaaaatagttctTGATTGTGCACtttattagtcaaaatagtccttaacattaaaataatttgttaatattttcatattagtctttcaatatacttacttattgtcacttcaaagactattttaactaataaagtgcaaaatcagagactattttaaaattttaatacattgaaaGACTATTGTGACTACTCGTTACACATTTAGGGATCAAAATAACTGTTATCCCTatttatagtataaaaaaatatggaagtTGGATGTGGGGGCGCTTTAGCCACACATGGAATGTGAATGGATCCCCCCCTGATAGTGGGGAAAAACATACAAATATAAACAGAACAGAcatttcaaagaaaacaaaatggtTAAGGGGGCAAACATACGATATATTCCAGCAAGAATATGGGTATAATATTAAGAAATGTTTCAGACTTCACAAACAACAGGGATAGGCTATATACTCTTCTGTCAAAAATGAGACTCAACTGAAGTCAATCTTTGATCAGGTTATTAGGCTATATATATGTTGGCCTAAGAAACATTGAAAGTATAGCCTAGTTAACATATGCAGGATAGAGTGCACACATACAAACTGAATAATTGAGTTAAAAGACTGAAACCCTCTGATTCTAATACACATACAACTAACAAACTCACATGCAAAGGACAATACAAAATCAACTAAAGAAAGAGCAGGGACTAAAAATCTGAGATGAAATTGAACAGAAAAATCACTCAAAAAGTCTGAAATTGTTCAAATGAAAGAATGCTTCCACTAAAGAAAGGTCTCAAAAAGATTGAATGAGCTTAACTTTTATTACCAATGTATAAACAACCTTGGATGGAATTAAGTAAGCATAAAGCTAAACATGTATCCAATCTTAAGGAAATAGCATCCCAATGCGATCTCACAAAAAGGCTCATATCTCAAGCAAGTAAGCTTatagtaaaatatgttttcaaGCAGCGATCCCAACTCAGCacataacattttttaattccTATTGGTatcaaaaactaaataaaagtTTATTCTTCGCAGCTAACAAAGGTGTATAACTATTCTATTTAACATgcgaaaataaaataaaatttaagagggacaacaaaaatcaaattaatttaaacaTTAAGGGGACAAATAAAGAGACCAATGACAGCTGAAAATACAATGAAAAAAGAGAGAGCAAGGACCAAAGAAACATGTTTGTCTTTGAAAAATCTATAAATTGTTTACACTAAGACATTTCAGAAAAATCATTCTTAAAACATTTACAGGGGCCAGAAAACATATTGCTATTAGGATGGTGCAGGAACAATGTAGAGCAGTCTAGAATCACAATTCTTTTCATTTGACAGAAATAGTTTCATGTAGCTTCAGTCATCCCAGCATCACATAGTTTTGCAGCATacatcataaaaaatttgtagCAGTCATCAAACATTTTAACATACACACAAGTGACAGCCAAAGGACAtacctaatttcaattttagaaaACCAAACCACTAACCATATAATGAAGTGCACAATTAAAGAACCAGGGAAAAACCCtaaaagtgtgtttggatggagtatttgagaaattttgaagaatttagaattctaggtaattcaaatgattcaattaaattgctttcattcttaaatattattgtttggatggagtaataaaaaaattttattgtcatcatttttgggcaacttttataaatttcaatttttttgggccaaatttgaaaaatgaaattaggggtcaattagtaaatttcaaattttttgaggggccaaattataatttttggaaaacttgaggggtcaatttgaaattttttataaatttattggggtcaaattgaaaattttggaaagtttgaggaccaaaatgtaaaatttgaaaaaatatgacaatgaagaattttgaaattcttaacttttaggtgtcatttgaaattctctacatttaacttgaacaaaatacttcataaatttccatcattttgaaaa
Proteins encoded in this window:
- the LOC112419524 gene encoding F-box/kelch-repeat protein At3g23880 gives rise to the protein MQLKSVCKSWKYLISDSNFAKNHFRVSTTRHHLVSDKTKPSLNYYPLSSVFTEITPTTTPLQLQFPLNDQSWDRFIGSCRGILCFSLGKAPPLVWNPSIQKFTKLPSLGYTEREGLCRLYGFGYDHVSDTYKVVVVDWYSDDGSHYGLDKNQTMLHTLGTNSWRRIQNFPYTPFGADGSGTVVCGTINWLTSKTWSATSLFIVSLDLEKESYRELLPPPDHRVITVVNFMLGVLRDCLCLFSNDPTFTDVWLMKEYGNNDSWTKLFRLPHMKDHPRSWSHACPLYVSEDDQVLLDMTSKLVVYNYRDGTFKDFGIQNTFSCWNSKVYQESLISPCP